A genomic window from Sorex araneus isolate mSorAra2 chromosome 2, mSorAra2.pri, whole genome shotgun sequence includes:
- the LOC129401668 gene encoding NUT family member 2G-like, which produces MASEGVSPVLFPEMTMNLGVSGSAFRVLPFLNPGLAQPPPWEPIQMPPLVTSTIAPGNPLVLSPFPMMPVVAGAAGRGPRDPGPCKVIMKVSPESGPVESAQNQPVILTQAPLNWGAAEAPSAGTGHPAPLYLASSVPKTFRPGPAPRGAQAGTGDNTPQAPLPVAQVAPTVLPSSGGSQPQWVCGDSGPATTRSQAPPENSSSPRSVYENFRRWQRFKAMAWTYLPQTPDTEALSCFLIPVLRTLARLKPTMSLEEGLRRALREWRGKSNFDRMIYYDMAAKFMEFEAEEEMEAQKLQCMNGVQGLPPPAPPRPEPQGAPGPPLGQQPACILTKAGPRARAARPKAHKLQRPPKKKAPKEIPPEAVQEYMDIMDELLKVPGTGWGAPLGRRAAGRKEQQGEAGTCPEPGLLSYVDELCSQEAFVTKVEAVIHPGFLAHLLSPESQLDLLALAEELEEEEGLTPAQLVEKRLRTPHDKEVIKARPQHQAGQGMCPGHTTPTLDSRAPRMLGVAPPGRRLPRAAESSSEEEEELPSLAFLLASHHSLLPWGFPASPGPDTGPRCPRARVGFSAPAHPQRGLQACCPFQEASSVWGHC; this is translated from the exons ATGGCGTCAGAAGGAG TGTCTCCAGTGCTGTTCCCGGAGATGACCATGAACCTGGGGGTCTCCGGTTCTGCCTTCAGGGTCTTGCCCTTCCTCAATCCGGGGCTCGCCCAGCCACCACCCTGGGAGCCGATCCAGATGCCCCCTCTGGTGACCTCGACCATCGCTCCCGGCAACCCTCTGGTGCTGTCACCTTTCCCCATGATGCCCGTGGTGGCAGGAGCTGCGGGCCGTGGTCCCCGCGACCCTGGGCCTTGCAAGGTCATCATGAAGGTCAGCCCTGAGTCGGGGCCTGTGGAGTCAGCCCAGAACCAGCCTGTCATCCTGACACAGGCTCCACTCAACTGGGGGGCCGCAGAGGCGCCATCTGCTGGGACGGGGCATCCTGCTCCCCTCTACTTGGCATCCTCGGTGCCGAAGACCTtcaggcccggcccagcccctaGAGGTGCCCAGGCTGGGACGGGAGACAACACTCCTCAGGCTCCCCTTCCGGTGGCCCAGGTGGCCCCCACCGTCCTCCCATCCAGCGGTGGGTCACAGCCCCAGTGGGTTTGCGGGGACAGTGGTCCGGCCACCACCCGGAGCCAGGCACCACCTGAGAACTCCAGCAGCCCCAGGAGCGTCTATGAGAACTTCCGGCGCTGGCAGCGCTTCAAGGCCATGGCCTGGACGTACCTTCCTCAGACTCCGGACACTGAAGCCCTGTCCTGCTTCCTCAT CCCGGTGCTGCGCACGCTGGCCCGCCTGAAGCCCACCATGAGTCTGGAGGAAGGCCTGCGCCGGGCGCTGCGGGAGTGGCGGGGCAAGAGCAACTTTGACCGCATGATCTACTACGACATGGCGGCCAA gtTCATGGAGTTtgaggcagaggaggagatggaggcgCAGAAGCTGCAGTGCATGAACGGGGTGCAGGGcctgccaccccccgccccgccacggcCTGAGCCTCAGGGGGCTCCCGGCCCACCGCTGGGCCAGCAGCCAG CCTGTATCCTCACGAAGGCCGGACCCCGGGCCCGGGCAGCCCGCCCCAAGGCACACAAACTGCAGCGGCCCCCCAAGAAAAAGGCTCCCAAGGAGATCCCCCCTGAGGCTGTGCAGGAGTACATGGACATCATGGACGAGCTGCTCAAGGTCCCCGGCACAGGCTGGGGGGCGCCCCTCGGCCGACGTGCAGCAGGCAGGAAGGAGCAGCAGGGGGAGGCCGGGACCTGCCCTGAGCCGGGGCTCCTGAGCTACGTGGACGAGCTGTGCTCCCAGGAGGCCTTTGTCACCAAG GTCGAGGCTGTCATCCATCCCGGCTTCCTGGCTCACCTGCTCTCCCCAGAGTCCCAGCTGGATCTCCTGGCCCTGGCTGAGGAgctggaagaggaggaaggactcACCCCCGCACAG CTTGTGGAAAAGCGTCTTCGGACCCCGCATGACAAGGAGGTCATCAAGGCTCGTCCCCAACACCAG GCAGGACAGGGCATGTGTCCCGgccacaccacccccaccctggacaGCAGGGCCCCCCgcatgctgggagtggcccctcctGGCCGGCGGCTGCCCCGGGCAGCAGAGAGCTccagcgaggaggaggaggagctgcccAGCCTGGCCTTCCTCCTGGCCTCTCACCACAGCCTGCTGCCCTGGGGCTTCCCCGCGAGCCCTGGCCCTGACACTGGCCCCCGCTGCCCCAGAGCTCGGGTGGGCTTCTCGGCCCCCGCCCACCCACAGAGGGGCCTTCAAGCCTGCTGCCCCTTCCAGGAAGCGTCCTCTGTGTGGGGGCACTGCTGA